One Pochonia chlamydosporia 170 chromosome 5, whole genome shotgun sequence DNA segment encodes these proteins:
- a CDS encoding ankyrin repeat and SAM domain-containing protein 6 (similar to Pyrenophora tritici-repentis Pt-1C-BFP XP_001935595.1), with product MALFSYKPIDLDRPGFRLFILFKGSYGSSISGELFEAWFDRPESVMPFKALSYTWGSPTREETITLNNKELGVTYSLYTALQYLRLENCDRILWIDAICIDQNNKTEQGHQVQQMGRIYQTATKVICWLGPADYETKALMESLRLLQQQSNQQKCRDWSQLWSTVQRSLAEKYPDLLDLQQKGLEKLLNAPWFERVWILQEVANARAAQICCGTQAVSSRVFTQAPNLLQATVKSPCKEVLDIMPGPLRQDSWWDETRDLYHLLQKFRGSKARDPRDKIFALLGMASDLQNTPHLIADYTKSVEDVILEAGRYLYGAEISARMEIEQFLTGLEDLNGRALKTYAALDTGVENIRRILQRGEDARVSAAAVTTAAGNRARGLEIMRMFSDHAKSALPTPSEAFKAAKLNETFGDTIAELLLMRASGLHATSEFFQAATRCLNMINASTASNRTKPLSPVEGEAIKFLWDAGGEQYFVQFFRINKSLVIPIPSEAMKVVWKKWKYGGKEIIDNYIQQPNRHHDQSSDIAIKVIGDVWSLGGKKLFEKHFEQSATEGSISKYEAERMYISWTTTGRHDIMRCFQRTWSLHQVLTLTFEDAHVTGRA from the coding sequence ATGGCACTCTTCTCCTATAAACCCATAGACCTCGATCGACCTGGATTTCGACTTTTCATTCTTTTCAAGGGTTCGTATGGATCCAGTATATCTGGCGAGCTCTTTGAAGCGTGGTTCGATCGGCCAGAGTCTGTCATGCCGTTCAAAGCACTATCATACACATGGGGTAGCCCAACGCGCGAGGAAACAATAACTCTAAACAACAAAGAACTAGGCGTCACGTATTCACTTTACACCGCCCTTCAGTACCTACGTCTTGAAAATTGTGACCGGATCTTGTGGATAGACGCAATTTGCATCGACCAGAACAACAAGACCGAGCAAGGGCATCAAGTCCAACAGATGGGACGCATTTATCAGACGGCTACAAAAGTGATCTGCTGGTTAGGCCCTGCTGACTATGAGACAAAAGCCTTAATGGAATCCCTTCGGCTCCTACAACAGCAATCTAATCAGCAAAAATGCCGCGATTGGTCCCAACTCTGGTCAACAGTGCAACGCAGCCTTGCGGAGAAATATCCGGATCTACTCGATTTACAGCAGAAAGGTCTGGAAAAGCTTCTTAATGCACCTTGGTTTGAAAGGGTGTGGATCTTACAAGAAGTCGCCAATGCTAGAGCAGCTCAAATTTGTTGTGGCACTCAGGCGGTTTCGTCGAGAGTCTTCACACAGGCACCTAATCTTCTTCAAGCAACGGTTAAATCTCCATGCAAGGAGGTGCTGGATATAATGCCTGGGCCTCTGCGACAAGATTCCTGGTGGGATGAAACACGAGACCTTTACCACCTATTGCAAAAATTCCGGGGAAGTAAAGCGCGTGACCCCCGTGACAAGATATTTGCGCTTCTGGGAATGGCTTCAGACTTACAAAATACTCCCCATCTCATTGCAGATTACACAAAGTCTGTTGAAGACGTAATTCTGGAAGCTGGCCGATACTTATATGGTGCTGAGATCTCGGCTCGTATGGAAATAGAACAATTCTTGACTGGTTTGGAGGATCTGAACGGACGAGCACTCAAAACTTATGCCGCTTTGGACACGGGAGTGGAAAACATTCGTCGAATTTTACAGCGAGGGGAAGACGCGAGGGTTTCTGCGGCAGCTGTCACAACTGCCGCAGGTAATAGGGCACGAGGCCTAGAAATCATGAGGATGTTTTCTGATCACGCGAAATCCGCACTCCCGACTCCCAGCGAGGCGTTCAAGGCCGCTAAACTCAACGAGACCTTCGGGGATACAATCGcagagcttcttctcatGCGAGCCTCTGGGTTACATGCAACGAGTGAGTTTTTTCAGGCCGCTACAAGATGTTTGAACATGATAAATGCTTCCACCGCGTCGAATCGCACTAAACCTCTGTCGCCTGTGGAAGGCGAGGCTATCAAGTTCCTATGGGACGCAGGTGGGGAGCAGTACTTTGTACAATTTTTTAGGATCAACAAAAGCTTGGTTATTCCAATACCGAGCGAAGCGATGAAAGTCGTATGGAAGAAGTGGAAATACGGTGGAAAGGAGATTATCGATAACTACATACAGCAGCCAAATCGGCATCATGATCAGAGCTCAGACATTGCTATAAAAGTCATCGGAGACGTGTGGTCATTAGGAGGCAAGAAGTTATTTGAAAAGCATTTCGAGCAATCAGCAACGGAAGGTTCAATATCAAAATATGAAGCCGAACGAATGTATATAAGTTGGACTACCACGGGTAGACATGATATAATGCGGTGTTTCCAGCGGACATGGAGCTTACACCAGGTACTCACACTGACATTTGAAGACGCCCATGTCACAGGACGAGCATAG
- a CDS encoding peroxysomal citrate synthase (similar to Laccaria bicolor S238N-H82 XP_001880864.1) encodes MTVKTVPRQSLTVIDNRTGKNYELPIQHNSVLATDIKKIKAQSQQDRAEDETSQGLRVYDPAYMNTAVVQSKITYINGQDGILRYRGYPIEQLVNKSNFLESAFLLIYGELPTGSQYQSWQDEIMHHTYIHSDIEGMFKSFRYDSHPMSMMTSAFATLGAFAPEANPSLQGQKLYTDAATGDLAALQVLDKQILRIIGKAPTLAAASYRMRQGRPFNRPAQGLSYTGNFLYLLDNLSGHEYRPHPVLEKALDALFIIHADHEVNCSTATVLQVGSSLVDPYSAVAAGCAALYGPSHGGASESAIRMLMEIGSPENVPAFMAKVEKRERVLVGFGHRVYKNVDPRSKAIRELAEEVFEVTGRNKLLDTALALAKLAGESEFMRSRNLYPNVDFYSGLIYQAMGFPLDFYPVLFAVPRCVGWLAHWRQQMLNPSGVKIWRPRQLYLGEGQRDYVDVEGRQQKTDAGAFAAPSKVSHGGDSKRNQLATYRDERGEIFKPKL; translated from the exons ATGACTGTCAAAACCGTCCCTCGTCAGTCACTAACGGTGATTGACAATCGCACCGGCAAGAACTATGAGCTCCCCATTCAGCACAACTCAGTTCTGGCCACCGAcatcaagaagatcaaggcCCAGTCGCAACAAGACCGTGCCGAGGATGAGACGAGCCAAGGACTCAGAGTCTACGACCCAGCTTACATGAACACGGCTGTCGTTCAAAGTAAAATCACCTACATCAACGGACAAGACGGCATTCTGCGATACCGCGGCTACCCAATTGAGCAGCTCGTCAACAAGAGCAATTTCCTGGAATCCGCGTTCCTCCTCATATACGGCGAGCTGCCCACCGGCTCCCAGTACCAGAGCTGGCAGGATGAGATCATGCACCACACGTACATCCACAGCGACATCGAGGGCATGTTCAAGTCCTTCCGTTATGACTCTCAccccatgtccatgatgaCATCTGCGTTCGCGACTCTTGGCGCCTTCGCACCCGAGGCGAATCCCTCGCTGCAGGGCCAGAAGCTGTACACGGATGCTGCGACGGGTGATCTCGCAGCGCTTCAAGTCCTAGACAAGCAAATTCTCCGTATCATTGGTAAGGCGCCGACTCTCGCAGCCGCGTCGTATCGTATGCGACAGGGTCGGCCGTTCAACCGACCTGCACAGGGTCTCTCCTACACCGGCAACTTCCTGTACTTGCTTGACAATCTATCTGGACACGAGTACCGTCCGCACCCGGTTCTTGAAAAGGCCCTGGACGCCTTGTTCATCATTCACGCCGACCACGAGGTGAACTGTTCGACCGCGACCGTTCTCCAAGTCGGCAGTTCGTTGGTAGATCCGTACAGCGCCGTCGCAGCCGGTTGTGCCGCGCTCTACGGGCCATCTCACGGCGGCGCATCCGAGAGCGCTATCCGCATGTTGATGGAAATCGGGTCGCCTGAAAACGTCCCTGCtttcatggccaaggttgagAAGCGCGAGCGCGTCCTGGTCGGGTTCGGCCACCGCGTCTACAAGAACGTGGACCCGCGTTCAAAGGCCATCCGTGAACTCGCCGAGGAAGTCTTTGAGGTTACTGGCCGCAACAAGCTGCTTGACACGGCGTTGGCCCTTGCCAAACTTGCCGGGGAGAGTGAGTTTATGCGCAGCCGCAATTTGTACCCCAACGTGGACTTTTACTCTGGCCTGATCTATCAAGCCATGGGCTTTCCTCTAGA CTTTTACCCCGTCCTGTTTGCTGTCCCTCGTTGCGTCGGATGGTTGGCCCACTGGCGCCAGCAGATGCTGAATCCATCTGGTGTCAAGATCTGGCGCCCAAGACAGTTGTATCTTGGCGAGGGACAGAGGGATTATGTCGACGTGGAGGGCAGACAGCAGAAGACTGATGCGGGTGCCTTTGCTGCGCCGTCGAAAGTTAGCCATGGGGGCGATAGCAAGAGAAACCAACTGGCTACTTATAGAGACGAGAGGGGCGAAATTTTCAAGCCAAAGTTGTAA
- a CDS encoding C6 zinc finger domain-containing protein (similar to Neosartorya fischeri NRRL 181 XP_001262280.1), producing the protein MSMTMTRRKRARKACIPCHQRKRKCDAAYPCGMCTTYEYNCSYVDDDATGAPQAKRASINSRRNTASRTATSRQGSASQSQDAEPQPNAREADDPERRSPTFGLGTGAGSFKDIGNSSESAGIFDEHKSRYAGASAVMAFPHILGSALGSDSPSKMHSLAFNFGIRPEEAANSHLLLGTLILEEDLGLFSAVYFSALAPISDYLDPVIYAQRCRDYYHGSGSTMIAFGAVAAGVAALGSFLSPNRHPRESDLVQYAKAILDDPASMRMLGIDHIIAWAMRVFYLRATSRPNNAWIASCTAMHLIEAVGLHEEENIKKMASNGHDADRLRRIFWISWAGHTLLSYEYDRSSVRFRAVTCQAISPKSGSVADQFVQMAQIIPAPNSPFHLDCQPSSPREELFERLKALDKLPLTHPFLLVTKADLAFCFYRRIYQLKMGISDDIINLIIDSGNAAVDAAQQLANQGRLFWNLIGSVFQYTCVLLAIDTPASSAHIATAFKGLESLVKAADTGLTREALSMARHLLSLHTAKKRKELTQLEAVESSYQSFEGQPDSEPDNVMSDMGWEMDWEQFLFEPYLSMLGHDAQL; encoded by the coding sequence ATgtcaatgacaatgacaaggcGCAAGCGTGCGAGAAAGGCATGCATTCCTTGCCACCAGCGCAAACGCAAATGCGACGCCGCATACCCTTGTGGCATGTGCACAACCTATGAATACAACTGCAGCTacgtcgacgacgacgccaCTGGTGCTCCTCAAGCCAAGCgcgccagcatcaacagcagAAGGAACACGGCAAGCCGGACAGCCACATCAAGGCAGGGTTCCGCCAGCCAGTCTCAGGATGCAGAGCCTCAGCCAAACGCCCGCGAAGCCGATGATCCGGAGAGGAGGAGCCCCACCTTCGGACTCGGGACCGGCGCCGGCTCGTTCAAGGATATCGGTAACAGCTCGGAGTCTGCCGGCATCTTCGATGAGCACAAGTCTAGATACGCCGGGGCATCAGCAGTCATGGCATTCCCGCACATCCTGGGCAGTGCTCTCGGCTCCGACAGCCCTTCCAAGATGCACTCGCTTGcgttcaactttggcatccGACCAGAGGAGGCTGCTAACTCGCATCTCTTGCTGGGAACGCTCATCTTGGAGGAAGACCTTGGCCTCTTCTCTGCTGTGTACTTCTCGGCCCTGGCACCTATCAGCGACTATCTGGACCCGGTAATCTACGCTCAGCGATGTCGAGATTATTACCATGGCTCCGGCAGTACCATGATCGCCTTTGGTGCTGTGGCAGCTGGCGTCGCCGCTCTTGGGTCGTTTCTATCCCCAAACAGACACCCGCGAGAATCTGACCTGGTGCAGTACGCAAAAGCCATTCTCGACGATCCGGCATCCATGCGCATGCTGGGCATCGACCACATCATTGCTTGGGCCATGCGTGTGTTTTACTTACGGGCTACGAGCCGCCCCAACAATGCCTGGATTGCGTCGTGCACTGCCATGCACCTAATCGAGGCGGTAGGTCTGCACGAAGAGGAAAACATCAAAaagatggcatcaaatgggCACGATGCGGACCGGCTGAGACGAATATTCTGGATCTCCTGGGCCGGACATACCTTACTGTCATATGAGTACGATCGCTCGTCTGTGCGATTTCGAGCCGTGACGTGCCAAGCCATCAGCCCGAAATCAGGGTCCGTTGCCGACCAGTTTGTTCAAATGGCCCAGATTATCCCGGCGCCAAATTCTCCATTCCACCTCGACTGTCAGCCCTCATCTCCTCGAGAGGAGCTATTTGAGCGTCTCAAAGCATTGGACAAGCTCCCATTAACTCATCCGTTTCTGTTGGTGACCAAAGCGGACCTTGCATTTTGTTTCTATCGACGCATTTACCAGCTCAAGATGGGTATATCggacgacatcatcaacctcataATTGATAGTGGCAACGCTGCAGTGGATGCGGCTCAACAGCTAGCTAACCAAGGGCGTCTGTTCTGGAACCTCATCGGTAGTGTCTTCCAGTATACCTGCGTCCTGTTGGCCATCGACACGCCTGCATCATCTGCGCACATCGCCACTGCTTTCAAGGGCTTGGAGAGTCTCGTCAAGGCTGCCGACACGGGTCTGACGCGTGAGGCATTGTCCATGGCGCGGCATTTGCTCAGCCTCCATACGGCGAAGAAGCGAAAGGAGCTTACCCAGCTGGAAGCAGTTGAGTCGAGCTATCAGTCGTTCGAAGGGCAGCCAGATTCTGAGCCTGATAACGTTATGTCAGACATGGGCTGGGAGATGGACTGGGAACAGTTCCTCTTCGAACCATATCTATCGATGCTCGGCCATGACGCACAGTTGTAG